The nucleotide sequence ATCGGACTGCCCTTAGAAACTATCCGCTTTAGATCTCCAAACAAAACATGACACTTTTTATCATCCAACCATCCAATCGAGATCAACCTTTTCGTGAGCTTGGGTACGAATCCCACGTTTCTTAAGATCCAAATATAATCTAAGTGTTTTATAGCACGATCACCAATACCTACAATATCAAGTAAATTTCCATACGCAACTCGAACTTTACCAGAATACCACTTGAGAGTAAAcatctcgttcatgtatggggACACATGATACCaggcacccgaatctaaaatcCAAGTTTCATCAAGTAACTCCTCATGGCTATCAAAGCATCTTCAATCACTGTCGTTGTGTTTTCACCCGCCTTCAAACCCAGCAACTGCGATCTAACGTGACCGATTGCTGACAATTCCAATAAACAACGTTCTTTTATTTGTGATGGATCTCTCTTAGACCTTGTCCTGCTTCTACTTCTACCCTGATATCACCAGAATTACACAAATTAAACAACCTATTCCTTTGCTTATTGGGAAAAAAATGAGCAAAAGCTACTAACGGTGTGAAAAAGTTAATATGTGACGATTGCAGGTATATCTATATAGATAACAAGTCAAAAGATATAAGAAATTGAAAGATCAAAGAAATCTTTAAATTATTGAGCTAAACATTGATACAATAATAGTTATAGTTGATTTTTAATAAGTGAAAAGTTATGTGTTTAATTTGTAATAAGTTAAAGAGTTAAACATAACAATTATGGTTGATTTGTTATAAGTAAAAATATGTGGTTGACTTTTAATAAGTGGAAAGTAACTATGttatcattttttttgttttaGTTTCTGTATTGTCAAGAGGGAGGATCCAAATGTCACATAATAAAGTGAGATGTCCAGGACGATTGGAATAAACCGTTTAACAAAATAGAAAAAAACTGtatataataatggtaataataagaaTGAGTAGTTATTTAAAAGTGAAAAGTTATGTAGTTGATTTTTAATATGTGAAAATGTTAAACCATTAATAAAGTATAAAGTTGTATGttgatttgtaataataataataataataatgataataataattattaaataattaatgaaatataataaaaataaataattagtaaAAAGTGAAAAGTTATGTGGTTGATATATAATAAGTTAAAAGTTTTATGATTGATTTAAGTAAACAGTATTGTATTGAATTGTATAAGTTCAAAAGTATAGTGTTAAATTGTAAaagtaaaaaatgtattatttataaattttatgttttagtaaAGGTTAATAGGttatgtaaaaagtaaaaagtgttgTGTTTGAATTGTAATAGTTTAAAAGTTTGATGTTGAATTGTAAAAGTTTGAAAGTTTATTATTtatggattttatgttttagtttagtaaaagttataataatataatataattataagtataagtatatttatatttataattacaatATAATAAATATTTACAACAATTTACTACTAATAATTATGATTGATCTCGACTTCAAAGAATCTTGTACTATGTAACGTATACACATTAAAGAATAATGACACCAAAATTACTTCATAAAACCAAAAAACAAAATCCAATTtggtaaaataaaaaatataaaaatgtacATGCAACTCCTAAATTACACTTATCTTCTCAACTCTTGAGTAACAAGAACTTGTCAGCTTGTTGTAAATTATGTCCCCTTTTCACTTCAATTTTGTCAGAATTTTCCTTTTATAGAATGTCATCTAACTTTCAACCGTCTGACAATAGAGATTTACCTTTTATACGGTAAAATTTATACTCACTAGTCTTAATTTAATAGTGGTGTGTTTAACTTTTTTTTCTTAACTTTGATTATAAATaactttttttatataatacatgatgaaatttatatgaataaaTAACTTTTATATGTGGTTTCACTCGAGATAACTTTCATCAATATTATATAGTTATTTAcagtcaaaataaaaaaaaaatcaattcaGACTACTAAATTAAGTCGGAGGGAGTAGTACACACTCTTAACCATTAGGGTCCGTTTAGTTGACTGATTTTAATAGGATTTCAACAAAATTGGAATTGAGTTTCATTCTATTGTATTTTTGGTTTACTAAATAAAAAAGAAATTAGATTCCGTTGGAATCTTAAAATTCCACCATTTAAAAAAATTTATCATTCCTTCGATAGTGTGATGAAATTTAATTGCATTCCTATCTTCAAcattcaaaaataaattctacgtttcACATGTACGTTTCACGTTACGTTTAAGTAAGTGATGGAATATTACGATTACAACGTTTCGCGCTAACATTTCTCGTTTACGATTCACGTTTTCATTTCACAGTCTCATTTGGAGTTTTCGATTAGCATTTTCGTTTCACGTTTTCGATTCGGGTTTTCATTTTGCGTTTTCGTTTTCATTTTCGGTTTGCGTTTCGATTCACGTGTTCATTCCGTGTATTCATTCCGCGTTTCCATTTCATGTTTTCAATTCGCATTTTCGTTTCACATTTTCGTTTCGGGTTTTGTTTCCCGTTTACAATTAGCGAATATGAAAATTGTAACGCGAAGCTGAAAAATAAAACTTCAACTAAAAACCGAAATGCTAGTCAATAAATTAAAATGAAAAATGTATAACTTTATAGGTATTTTATTAATTGAATTCAGTTTCATTTCATATCAATAAAAAAATGCATTTTTCACATTTCATGTAAAAAACATTTGAATGACAAAACATTTCATTAAATTTATCTTATCAAATTCTAGTTCTTTCGCATTCCAATTTTTTTtacttatttcattttttttttcaaatcattcTTCCAACCAAACAAGACCTTAGTACAGTACAATTAATTAACTAGTAATACAACTAAGTTTTTGCCTAAAAATTTCTATCACTTTCTACAAACATATGCAAGAGCTCTAATTTATTCAGATGTACACATTCTAATCAAACTATTACGTGATCATTTCTATCTATTTTTCTGATCACCCAAGAACTTCAAACGTGTTTTATAATAATTGACAACATAAAATTCAAAGGCCCGGTAAACTAAACCAGATTTCCTCAAACGCTTTAACAATCACACCATGATACTCATTAGAATTCAAAGAAAGATAACATGCAAGTAAATCTTCTAAACCTTCTGATGATTTGCTGATGTTGTTTTCAACTATCATCTCCATCATTGATTCCTTAAAATCTTTTTGTGGATCAAAAGATGATTTCACAATTGCAAAGCTTTCTGTCAAGTTTCTTCTTTGTGCAATTCTTTTACTGACTGCAAGTTTTGGTGAATTCACTCTGATTTTAACGCCGCCGGAAACTGACTTTCTCGCCGGAATTTGGCTGACTTTTTTGCCGGAATGTGATGTTTGTTTGTTTCTTGAAATGGGTTTGGCTGGTTTTGTAACAATGGGTGTGAGCTTAATTATGTCTATTTCAGGTGACACATAATTATACACATAACTCGAATTATTGAGTTTTTTTGACTCGTTGAGATCGATTATAATATCCGAATTTGAAGAACTTACTCTACAAGTTGTGCACCATGAGGTAGTAGCGTGTCCTGAATGAGTTGACCCGGAAAAAGAACTAGTGTCATTGGTGGGAGAGTGAATAAAATCTTGTAAAGTGTGAGTTGACTCTGTGAGTTGACTAGTACTAATTGTGTGCTTTGGTGAAGGTTTATAGATGGTTTTTCTATGTGGTTTTGGCATTTTTGTTGATTTTGTTGGTGGGTCATCATCATAATGTGGGAACTTTGTTGAATTATGTAATTCTGAAATTCTTGGTGTGTAATAAAAGGAGTTTCTTGGTTGAGAAAAATGGTGGTTGTTTTGATGTGATTGTTTTGATGAAGAATAATGAGAAGATGGTGATGATTTTTTGTGATGTTTTGTGTTGGTTTTTGTTTTGCTCATGTCTTTAAGTTTGTAAAACCAAGCATTTGGTAACATATCTGATAACTTAAACTTGTGATTCCCCATGAAAATCTATCTCACTTTCTATGTGTGTGCATCTTTTTTTGAAAGAATGTGTGGGTTTCGGTTTGAGGTGGTTGAATAAATAGGTCATAGAGAAGAAGACGAGTgatatttatatcttattttattaaAAGAAATAGGTAAGGTAATAAACAATAttctttccttttttttttctttttttttttgtggcaAAATAACGAAGACTTATATAAATACGGAAAACGTTTTCGAATAGAAAACGCCTTCAACAAAAGATACAATAGAGAGAACTCCGATGAGGCTCGTAACTAGAAACCGACAAGCATACAAAGTATCTAAACCGAAACTCATCTTGAGAATACTGAACCAATAATCGAAACAAAATGGGGATAACAAATAACAAATATCTTTAATAAACACGCCGaatttgaagcgacccgtcctaatccataaggacgaatacaataacatatggttacattacgaggttctgacctctatatgatacattttacaaacattgcattcgtttttaaaagacaaactttcatcacatcgaaagttgacaggtatgcataccatttcagaatatatccaatctataattgacttaataataatcttgttgaactcaacaactcgaatgcaacgtcttttgaaatatgccatgaatgactccaaataatatctctaaaatgagcaaatgcacagcggaagatttctttaatacctgagaataaacatgctttaaagtgtcaaccaaaaaggttggtgagttcattagtttaccataaacattcatttccatcattttaatagctacaagatttcagatatttaattgtacacgtaacccgagtacataataacacgcgtaactcgcgaattaaaattcattcatatggtgaacgcttgataaccgaactaacaggatgcatatagaatatccccatcactccgggactctcatcggacatgataatcgaagtactaaagcattcgtaacccgaatgagacgtgtcaaggtccatagatctatctttaggattcgcgtcagttggtggcaattataataaacaccaattcttaggctaccaagctaaaaaggggcatattcgattcgataatccaaccatagaatgtagttttaagtacttgtgtctatttcgtaaaacattcataaaagcagcgcatgtattctcagtcccaaaaatatatataaaaagggaataatgaaactcacaatactgtattttgtagtaaaatacatatgacgacattgaacaatgcagggttggcctcggattcacgaacctataccatttgtatatatacattaaaacatataatcgtaactgaacaaatttatttattatatcttaatttatatattatatatatttaatttgtgtatatattcaaaatgattaatattattatagttatatatgggtatatctgtttagtgttatagtaaaaatgcctaaattgttatatatgagtatttctaaaataatttggttaatatagttaatatatacttataataatttttttaaaacttttatttttatcttcataatacttttaataataatgatattgttattactaataatcataatactttttgttttaaaatgataactttaaataaatggttagtaatgataataaatttcaataataataatagcactgttaataaatataaatataataataataataataataataataataataataataataataataataataataataataataataataataataataataataatgttaagatagtacttataacaataacaatgataataatgatattacaaattttaaatgtgttactatactgatagaaatgatactaatatcaatattaatgaaaaacaatacttttattattttcataataatactaataatattcataattgtatctactattataataatgataataaatgataacttttatagatATACCTATTTtagtaacaaatataataataattattataatacttataatgataacaataattaatatcaacaataacaattaataataataacaataataataataataattaataataataataataaatataacataataaaaagagatctaccttcaaataagctttttataaaaaaattacctcaagcgaggctcgaacccacgacctctcgtaaaCCCGAAACGCTCCTAAACCATTcgaccatatctgtttttctgtAATTATACTCAACTCGACTCTATTTAACCGTTTATTTCCTGTTTCCATATTCTTCTCAAACCGAAATCAATTGGACCAAAGTGTATATAATAATCACAATACAAAGCTTGTATCATGTTGAAATTTTGAAACATAAACGACCTGTAATAGTTGTTTGTATTAATcaggaaaaaaaaaatatgaaactgACCTGATGAACACGCTTATGAACTCGAATTTGATTTTTGAAATTAAGAATGTTTTAGGCAAtacttacaacatgaaaaaggtcCCAACTCATCTTTATGAACTTTCTGAATCATTAATTTATCCAGAAACAACACACAGCCTATGAATTTCCTGATGAACATttaagttgactttttaaaattaatgtttgactcaaaaatttgaatTTGATATGAAAAATTGAGATCTCAAACTTTACAGAGAGTTTAAGTGATGAATTTAGAACAGAACGGCATtagtagattttgaaataaaacaaaAATTCAAAGTTTTGGAAAATTGGAACAAGACCAGAGATATAACGTgctataaaaaaaatttgattaattCATCATACTGCAGTGATCTATAATTGATAATGTTGATATAGGAACGTGTAAATTTAGTCAATATAACAGACTTAACAATTGCCATATAGGATTAAAATGTCGACAACATTCAATCAGAAACAgaaagaataaataaaaaaatcgataattggtatggattgTCAAATGGGTTTTGTTTGTATTGAATCTATATTTGATACCATTTAAATCAGAGCAGAAAACGTACGAAAATTTTTGGATCCAGGATAGTGACAGGGAacaaaatacgtatttaatcaagtttatatatctatgtgtatataacagtatttacatatatataaatatttatatgtatatatatatatatatatatatatatatatataactatattttgtatatacataaatatatttatatatatatatctatctatatatatatatatatatatatatatatatatatatatatatatatatatatatatatatcttgttttTAAAAATACATATACGTATATATCTAATTCTTAAATTTTGGAtaaataataactataaatatattaatactattaataatactaataataatatcattaataataataatatttttgatgaAGAGACtaattataataaatgataaataataatatgatattattaattctacaataatgatgattttaataaatttaattactaataataatattagctataataatattaatattataaatga is from Rutidosis leptorrhynchoides isolate AG116_Rl617_1_P2 chromosome 10, CSIRO_AGI_Rlap_v1, whole genome shotgun sequence and encodes:
- the LOC139873664 gene encoding transcription repressor OFP3-like: MGNHKFKLSDMLPNAWFYKLKDMSKTKTNTKHHKKSSPSSHYSSSKQSHQNNHHFSQPRNSFYYTPRISELHNSTKFPHYDDDPPTKSTKMPKPHRKTIYKPSPKHTISTSQLTESTHTLQDFIHSPTNDTSSFSGSTHSGHATTSWCTTCRVSSSNSDIIIDLNESKKLNNSSYVYNYVSPEIDIIKLTPIVTKPAKPISRNKQTSHSGKKVSQIPARKSVSGGVKIRVNSPKLAVSKRIAQRRNLTESFAIVKSSFDPQKDFKESMMEMIVENNISKSSEGLEDLLACYLSLNSNEYHGVIVKAFEEIWFSLPGL